The Candidatus Poribacteria bacterium genome window below encodes:
- a CDS encoding LamG domain-containing protein: MKVFTICRVLVFTGLILTIGFGVSAHAAKLGLASAWLFEENGGKVVKDVVSGHDGEIKGSLEWVKDGKFGGALKFPGKGDSYVRVDHDDVFNSDPYSFVAWVKLENASWQYVVWRNGDVWPEPENVRHLDIWIHTDDYPVFMWHVKGNVGRIDGKTIIADGKWHHIAKIYDGKNVQMYVDGKVDGEKPSGGTLDTSKSPIWIGARPGNVAATGLFDEVGFFTEALSKDQLNDVMDNGLAGYAAVNAAGKATTTWGLLKTTK, encoded by the coding sequence ATGAAGGTATTTACCATCTGCCGAGTGCTGGTTTTTACAGGACTGATTCTTACGATTGGATTCGGTGTTTCCGCACACGCTGCAAAACTCGGATTGGCAAGTGCTTGGCTCTTTGAAGAAAATGGCGGGAAGGTTGTCAAAGATGTCGTCAGTGGACACGACGGTGAAATCAAAGGCTCCCTTGAATGGGTAAAAGACGGCAAGTTCGGCGGTGCATTGAAATTCCCCGGCAAGGGGGATAGTTACGTCCGCGTCGATCACGACGACGTTTTCAATTCTGATCCTTACTCGTTTGTCGCATGGGTGAAGCTGGAAAATGCCTCGTGGCAATATGTTGTCTGGCGAAATGGAGATGTCTGGCCCGAACCCGAAAATGTCCGCCATCTTGATATATGGATTCACACTGACGATTATCCGGTCTTTATGTGGCACGTCAAGGGAAACGTCGGGCGGATTGACGGTAAAACCATCATTGCTGATGGTAAATGGCACCACATCGCCAAAATCTATGATGGTAAAAATGTTCAGATGTACGTTGATGGAAAAGTAGATGGCGAAAAACCGAGCGGTGGGACGCTGGATACAAGTAAATCCCCTATCTGGATAGGTGCACGCCCGGGCAACGTTGCTGCGACGGGACTCTTTGACGAGGTCGGCTTCTTCACGGAGGCACTTTCTAAAGATCAACTCAATGATGTTATGGATAACGGATTGGCTGGATATGCTGCTGTTAATGCAGCTGGAAAAGCAACAACAACTTGGGGACTGCTGAAAACAACAAAATAA
- a CDS encoding Tm-1-like ATP-binding domain-containing protein, translating into MAKTVCIVGTMDTKGVEFSFIKAQIESAGVSTCVINTGILGEPQLTPDVSADEVAQAGGSSLQALRDEGDRGNSVAVMAEGAAALIAEKHAAGEIDGIISLGGSAGTTIGTTAMQAVPVGVPKIMVSTLASGDTSPYVQSKDISMMYSVVDIAGINRLSRQILANAAGAIVGMVNAEVPAATDDKPLIAATMFGVTTPCVTKAREILEAAGYEVLVFHATGTGGQAMEDLVKGGFLAGVLDVTTTELADELVGGILSAGPDRLEAAGESGLPQVVSPGALDMVNFGPPDTVPEQFSDRLFYQHNPTVTLMRTTAEETAELGRIMARKLSEAQGPTTVIIPTQGVSAIDKTGQPFDSPEARTAWIENLKAHIGDNVTVIEMEAHINDDEFATKLAETLLESVQ; encoded by the coding sequence ATGGCGAAAACAGTTTGTATTGTTGGAACAATGGATACGAAAGGCGTGGAATTCTCCTTCATCAAAGCGCAGATAGAATCAGCAGGAGTCTCAACGTGTGTTATCAATACAGGTATATTGGGGGAACCACAATTAACGCCGGATGTCTCTGCAGATGAAGTCGCACAGGCAGGAGGTTCATCCCTACAGGCTTTGAGAGATGAAGGTGACCGGGGCAACAGCGTCGCTGTGATGGCAGAGGGTGCCGCAGCGCTCATTGCTGAGAAACATGCTGCAGGTGAAATTGATGGGATAATCTCGCTCGGTGGCTCCGCAGGCACTACCATCGGTACAACAGCGATGCAGGCGGTTCCAGTGGGCGTTCCGAAAATTATGGTGTCAACCTTGGCATCAGGCGATACAAGTCCTTATGTGCAGTCGAAAGACATAAGTATGATGTATTCTGTCGTGGACATCGCCGGCATCAACCGCCTATCACGACAAATTCTCGCCAACGCAGCAGGTGCTATTGTCGGGATGGTGAACGCGGAAGTACCAGCAGCGACAGATGATAAACCCTTAATCGCGGCGACGATGTTCGGCGTGACAACTCCGTGCGTCACAAAGGCGCGGGAAATCCTTGAAGCTGCTGGCTATGAAGTACTCGTGTTTCACGCAACCGGCACAGGCGGACAAGCGATGGAGGATCTGGTTAAAGGTGGATTCCTCGCTGGGGTGTTAGACGTAACGACGACGGAACTTGCCGATGAATTAGTTGGCGGAATTCTGAGTGCGGGTCCTGACCGATTAGAAGCCGCTGGAGAATCTGGATTGCCGCAAGTAGTCTCGCCCGGCGCACTGGATATGGTGAATTTCGGTCCCCCGGACACAGTGCCAGAACAGTTCAGCGATAGGTTGTTTTATCAGCACAATCCGACAGTGACCTTGATGCGGACAACTGCTGAAGAAACCGCTGAACTCGGACGCATCATGGCGCGCAAACTCAGCGAAGCACAGGGGCCTACTACGGTCATCATTCCGACACAAGGCGTATCGGCGATCGACAAAACCGGACAGCCTTTTGACTCCCCTGAAGCCAGAACCGCATGGATTGAGAATTTGAAGGCACATATTGGGGATAATGTCACAGTTATTGAGATGGAGGCTCACATTAACGACGACGAGTTCGCAACAAAACTTGCAGAAACATTATTGGAAAGTGTACAGTAA
- a CDS encoding phytanoyl-CoA dioxygenase family protein codes for MTTITPTLSAQQIADYNEEGYLIVRNVLSPKEADELRRVVQKEVQRDAYPSSLTYPQPAKYTVSGNRLAAPGLTAIAEHPTVVSAVESALGQPAHLTAYVAYLRTPGDKGAGAHCDYKRWRPVGSSMNWVFAIIPLTDFDEAYGPFLVSPKSHKLTQVIDPDTHILDLTRPDAKQLPPFIDPELKAGDLLVVNEHVWHKAPAGTTTEDRCGIFNKYCAIDAPPAAGYYPYNPAAFNALSDDGKRLIPACFDKPITTTRLLIEHPSGQESKFLLRRDTEKASWELPGGEGWEEEKLVGWDVGARIGSLQELTQTQLDLEVSWMSYIEDVEEGDGICRIYGFSDDNLDLDALADKGCGWFTKSELQKRLGESDVICHAIDTWQQTDVIRGKGKACNQSRQQFE; via the coding sequence ATGACAACGATAACCCCAACGCTCAGTGCACAACAGATTGCCGACTACAATGAGGAAGGTTATCTCATTGTGCGCAACGTTTTGTCTCCTAAAGAAGCGGATGAACTTCGGCGCGTCGTCCAAAAAGAGGTCCAACGCGATGCTTATCCATCGTCGCTGACGTATCCTCAGCCAGCGAAATACACAGTGAGTGGTAACCGTCTCGCTGCACCCGGACTCACCGCTATTGCCGAGCATCCAACGGTTGTTAGTGCTGTGGAGTCTGCCCTCGGTCAACCCGCGCACCTGACGGCTTACGTCGCCTATCTACGCACACCGGGTGATAAGGGTGCCGGTGCGCATTGCGACTACAAACGGTGGCGACCTGTCGGTTCGTCGATGAACTGGGTGTTCGCAATCATTCCACTAACCGATTTCGATGAGGCATACGGTCCTTTTCTCGTGTCGCCCAAATCGCATAAGTTGACGCAGGTGATTGATCCGGACACACATATTTTGGACCTCACCCGTCCAGATGCTAAGCAGCTGCCACCCTTCATTGACCCAGAACTCAAGGCTGGGGACTTACTCGTTGTCAACGAACATGTCTGGCACAAGGCACCCGCGGGAACAACAACTGAAGATCGATGCGGTATTTTCAATAAATATTGTGCGATAGACGCGCCACCCGCAGCCGGATATTATCCTTACAATCCCGCCGCGTTCAATGCTTTAAGCGACGATGGGAAACGTCTCATACCAGCCTGTTTCGACAAGCCGATTACGACGACGCGCCTACTCATTGAGCATCCATCTGGTCAGGAATCAAAATTCCTTCTGCGCCGCGACACTGAAAAAGCGTCTTGGGAGTTGCCCGGAGGCGAAGGCTGGGAAGAGGAGAAACTCGTCGGTTGGGATGTCGGTGCACGGATCGGTTCACTGCAAGAGCTCACCCAAACCCAACTCGATTTAGAGGTTTCTTGGATGTCCTATATTGAGGATGTTGAGGAAGGAGATGGTATCTGCCGGATCTACGGCTTTTCGGACGACAACCTTGATCTTGATGCGCTCGCGGACAAGGGCTGCGGCTGGTTTACGAAATCCGAGCTGCAAAAACGTCTCGGTGAAAGTGATGTGATCTGTCATGCGATTGATACATGGCAACAGACCGATGTAATTCGAGGCAAAGGGAAGGCGTGCAATCAAAGCCGACAGCAATTTGAATAA
- a CDS encoding aldehyde dehydrogenase family protein — translation MQMHVGGEWIDKSNKIDVLSPFDGSVVDTVPRGDAADVETAIQTAERGAKIMAGLTGYERYEILRKVADLMVEKADELAEVITREEGKILAEATIEATRASEIIALSAEEAKRVTGETIPLEGAPGVKGKLGFTVRVPCGIVAGISPFNFPLHLVCHKAGPAIAGGNAIIIKPATDTPLSALKLVELFLEAGTPPEAIQCVTGPGGEIGDTLCADRRVRKITFTGSRDVGEHICKVAGLKRVTMELGSNSPLIVMPDADPEKVARAAAASGYSNAGQVCISTQRVIAHEKIYGDFLDAFQAEVAQISTGDPLVEGTRMGPMIREDDAARVTEWIQEAVSDGAELLTGGDKQDQFVTPAILANVKPEMKISCDEVFGPAVGVTRVNDIDEAIALANDTNYGLSAAIFTQNVDWAMKFVREVESGNLMVNWGTQWRADLMPYGGVKESGMGKEGPKYAIEEMTELKMAIFHLDS, via the coding sequence ATGCAAATGCACGTAGGTGGAGAATGGATTGATAAATCCAATAAAATTGACGTACTGAGTCCGTTTGACGGTTCAGTTGTTGACACTGTTCCGAGAGGGGATGCAGCCGATGTCGAGACCGCTATTCAGACCGCGGAGCGCGGCGCAAAGATCATGGCAGGGTTGACCGGCTATGAACGCTACGAAATCCTCCGGAAGGTCGCGGACTTGATGGTGGAGAAGGCTGACGAACTCGCCGAGGTTATCACCCGCGAAGAGGGGAAAATCCTCGCCGAGGCAACCATTGAGGCCACCCGCGCTTCAGAAATTATCGCGCTCTCCGCAGAGGAAGCAAAACGAGTAACCGGTGAAACGATTCCGCTTGAAGGCGCGCCCGGTGTCAAAGGTAAACTTGGCTTTACCGTTCGTGTTCCGTGTGGCATTGTTGCCGGTATTAGCCCGTTCAACTTTCCGTTACACCTCGTCTGCCACAAAGCGGGTCCCGCAATCGCAGGTGGAAACGCAATTATCATCAAACCCGCGACGGACACACCGCTCTCCGCGTTGAAACTCGTTGAACTCTTTTTAGAAGCTGGCACACCGCCCGAAGCGATTCAGTGTGTGACGGGACCCGGCGGCGAAATCGGTGATACGCTCTGTGCGGATCGGCGCGTCCGGAAGATTACCTTTACTGGCAGCCGTGATGTCGGCGAACACATCTGTAAGGTCGCAGGATTGAAGCGTGTCACGATGGAACTCGGATCGAATTCACCGCTCATCGTGATGCCTGATGCCGACCCTGAAAAGGTCGCACGTGCAGCGGCAGCGTCCGGTTATTCCAATGCCGGACAGGTCTGTATCTCAACACAGCGCGTCATCGCACATGAGAAAATCTATGGCGATTTCTTGGATGCGTTCCAAGCCGAAGTCGCCCAAATCAGTACCGGCGACCCGCTCGTAGAAGGGACACGAATGGGACCGATGATTCGGGAAGATGATGCAGCTCGTGTCACTGAATGGATTCAGGAAGCCGTCTCTGATGGCGCAGAACTCCTCACCGGTGGAGATAAGCAGGACCAGTTCGTTACGCCTGCCATCCTTGCCAACGTCAAGCCAGAGATGAAAATCTCTTGTGACGAGGTCTTCGGACCGGCTGTCGGTGTAACGCGAGTCAACGACATCGATGAGGCGATCGCCCTCGCCAACGATACAAACTACGGGTTGAGTGCCGCAATCTTCACACAGAACGTCGATTGGGCGATGAAGTTCGTCCGAGAAGTCGAATCTGGCAATCTGATGGTGAACTGGGGCACGCAGTGGCGTGCGGACTTGATGCCGTATGGTGGTGTCAAAGAGAGCGGTATGGGCAAGGAAGGTCCGAAATACGCCATCGAAGAGATGACCGAATTGAAGATGGCGATCTTCCATTTGGATAGTTAG
- the gspG gene encoding type II secretion system major pseudopilin GspG, whose amino-acid sequence MKSIHSKQAGLTSIQVLVVVIVLGIIGAVLLAPRLLGQAGRALQAQAAEDIETLGIALDRYAKDNGDYPSTEQGLKALWEKPEAPPSPIAWLLPYIQIPITEDPWGNPYIYVRPGTHDRYGYDLISFGSDGVEGGTGEAEDVVSWIRRDE is encoded by the coding sequence GTGAAATCAATTCATTCTAAACAGGCAGGATTAACATCAATACAGGTCTTAGTTGTCGTTATTGTCCTCGGAATTATTGGGGCAGTACTTTTGGCACCTCGATTGCTTGGACAAGCAGGTCGCGCTTTACAAGCGCAAGCCGCTGAGGATATTGAAACGCTTGGTATTGCTCTCGATAGATACGCCAAGGATAATGGCGATTATCCATCAACTGAACAAGGCTTGAAAGCACTCTGGGAGAAACCTGAAGCACCGCCAAGCCCTATAGCTTGGCTTTTACCCTACATTCAAATTCCGATTACTGAGGATCCATGGGGGAACCCTTACATCTATGTCCGCCCCGGGACCCATGACCGATACGGGTACGATCTCATCTCTTTCGGTAGTGATGGCGTTGAAGGCGGAACGGGTGAAGCAGAAGATGTCGTCAGTTGGATTCGGCGTGATGAATAA
- a CDS encoding phytanoyl-CoA dioxygenase family protein: protein MAKIYKTLTESDVNHFVEKGHIILKDCFPRELAEEWRSFAFKRLGYAPDDPTTWEEPRIHLPSMNRVPIQEIAPRAWNAICDLLGGEDRVINLRDNTKPSWGDGFIINFSLGADTSWQPPSPEVSGWHKDGDFFRHFLDSPEQGLLTIVVWSDIYPQSGGTFVACDSVQHVAQRLYEHPEGLPPGGFGQLIGKCKDFVEITGNAGDVVLLHPFILHAASQNPSGRARFITNPPVGLAEPMNFNRENPDDFSPVELGVLHGLGKDRLDFKPTAPRERLVPERVKRQKKMLEEQKKRLEIGE, encoded by the coding sequence ATGGCGAAAATCTACAAAACATTGACTGAATCAGATGTTAACCATTTTGTTGAAAAAGGGCACATTATCCTGAAAGACTGCTTTCCACGAGAATTGGCAGAAGAGTGGCGATCATTCGCCTTTAAACGACTCGGTTATGCTCCAGATGATCCAACGACTTGGGAAGAGCCACGTATCCACCTACCTTCAATGAATCGCGTGCCAATTCAGGAAATCGCGCCGAGGGCATGGAATGCCATCTGCGACCTTCTCGGTGGCGAAGACAGAGTTATCAATCTGCGGGATAACACAAAACCTTCATGGGGTGACGGATTTATTATCAACTTCTCATTAGGTGCAGACACGTCTTGGCAACCACCCTCTCCAGAAGTCAGTGGTTGGCATAAGGATGGCGATTTTTTCCGTCACTTCCTTGACAGTCCAGAGCAAGGATTGCTCACTATCGTTGTTTGGTCGGATATCTATCCGCAGAGCGGCGGCACGTTCGTGGCGTGCGATTCGGTTCAGCATGTCGCACAACGGTTGTATGAGCACCCAGAAGGATTGCCACCCGGAGGGTTTGGACAACTCATTGGGAAATGCAAGGATTTTGTAGAAATCACAGGGAACGCAGGCGATGTTGTGCTGCTGCATCCGTTTATCTTGCATGCCGCTTCACAGAATCCTTCCGGTCGCGCTCGCTTTATCACAAATCCACCTGTCGGTCTCGCGGAGCCGATGAATTTCAACCGTGAGAATCCGGACGATTTCTCACCGGTGGAATTAGGTGTGCTGCACGGATTGGGGAAAGACCGCCTGGATTTCAAGCCAACAGCACCACGTGAACGTTTAGTGCCAGAGCGCGTCAAGCGTCAGAAGAAGATGCTGGAGGAGCAGAAAAAACGACTTGAAATAGGGGAGTAG